A single genomic interval of candidate division WOR-3 bacterium harbors:
- a CDS encoding UbiA family prenyltransferase, whose translation MKFIRIYLSLTKFKIAFLSTFSGLLGYYIKFKNFYDLFFIFISLYLLSSGSLSLNQYIERNFDKLMERTKNRPIVKGDISPFFALLISIFLITLGLILIFFKFGVFPFILGFITFFIYIFIYTPLKRKTPYAFLPGSIIGALPPLIGWVSAGGDPFSPTILSLSLYFLLWQIPHFMLLFYIMSDDYKKAGFRTIKDIFDENKISIILYNLISGALLFTLSFPLFGIVHSKIYLIFSLFTAIYLLLIFSYIKNLKNFKRIFSFINYYTLFLIITLMILR comes from the coding sequence ATGAAATTTATTAGAATTTATCTTTCATTAACAAAGTTTAAAATTGCTTTTCTTTCTACTTTTTCAGGATTGTTGGGTTATTATATAAAATTTAAAAACTTTTATGATTTATTTTTTATTTTTATTTCTCTTTATCTTTTATCTTCAGGCTCCCTTTCCTTAAATCAGTATATTGAAAGGAATTTTGATAAGTTAATGGAGAGAACGAAAAATAGACCTATTGTTAAAGGTGATATATCTCCTTTTTTTGCTCTTTTAATTTCTATTTTTCTTATAACTTTAGGTTTAATTTTAATTTTTTTTAAATTTGGAGTTTTTCCATTTATTCTTGGTTTTATTACTTTTTTTATTTATATTTTTATTTATACGCCTTTAAAGAGAAAAACTCCTTATGCTTTTTTGCCTGGTTCCATAATTGGAGCCCTGCCTCCTCTTATAGGGTGGGTTTCAGCAGGTGGTGATCCCTTTTCTCCCACTATATTATCCCTTTCCCTTTATTTTCTTTTATGGCAGATTCCCCATTTTATGCTTTTATTCTATATTATGAGTGATGACTATAAAAAAGCAGGTTTCAGAACAATTAAGGATATTTTTGATGAAAATAAAATAAGTATAATTCTTTACAATTTAATTTCAGGAGCTTTACTTTTTACTTTGAGTTTTCCTTTATTTGGAATTGTTCATAGTAAAATTTATTTAATTTTTTCCTTATTTACAGCAATTTATTTATTATTAATCTTTTCTTATATTAAAAATTTAAAAAATTTTAAAAGGATCTTTTCTTTTATTAATTACTATACTCTTTTTTTGATTATAACTCTAATGATTTTGAGATAA
- a CDS encoding cytochrome c: protein MKLELLNILVYSLPLIYLLVFLSYFLFIYYIFDKKRIFLNTFFELIIFFIPLLILIVILYVLTGYKNPYFSFAFIFYIFSYISISFKVLYNRNFSFILFLFSLFFFSSSITLYLDSEKMLFVKSLGDILYSFNVFAKFFSIFIFLSLLYSFFKIKKKMFYFFLFLSPIFYFWDTITLPDVSLIKPYFYLSIIFLFSLYLLVLNLNKQNNKIKFLFIFLLTLPLFISRDLEVFYFVNKEKFFLKSEELKALEPEEKIIEKKGIEGKKVFDDFCTSCHSFEQKVVGPPFKEVLPKYKRDLAKLKSFIKNPSKINPLYPPMPNLGLKDKEIDAVIEYLMEELKKYE, encoded by the coding sequence ATGAAATTAGAACTCCTTAATATTTTGGTTTATTCTCTTCCCTTGATTTATCTACTTGTTTTTTTATCATATTTTTTATTTATCTATTATATTTTTGATAAAAAAAGAATTTTTTTAAATACTTTTTTTGAACTCATTATTTTCTTTATACCTCTTTTGATATTAATAGTTATTCTTTATGTTTTAACTGGTTATAAAAATCCCTACTTTTCTTTTGCTTTTATATTTTACATATTTTCATACATTTCAATTAGCTTTAAAGTTCTTTATAACAGGAATTTTTCTTTTATTCTCTTTCTCTTTTCACTTTTTTTCTTTTCCTCTTCAATAACACTTTATCTTGATTCTGAGAAAATGCTTTTTGTTAAAAGTTTAGGAGATATACTTTATTCCTTTAATGTTTTCGCAAAATTTTTTTCTATTTTTATATTCTTATCTTTGCTTTATTCCTTTTTTAAAATTAAAAAGAAAATGTTTTACTTTTTCCTTTTTTTATCTCCTATTTTTTACTTCTGGGATACTATAACACTTCCGGATGTTTCCCTCATAAAACCTTATTTTTATCTTTCCATAATATTTTTGTTTTCCCTTTACTTACTTGTTTTAAATTTAAACAAACAAAATAATAAAATAAAATTTTTATTCATTTTTTTATTAACACTTCCCCTTTTTATTTCAAGAGATTTAGAAGTTTTTTATTTTGTTAATAAAGAAAAGTTTTTCCTTAAAAGTGAAGAGCTAAAAGCTTTGGAACCGGAAGAGAAGATAATAGAGAAAAAGGGTATAGAAGGAAAAAAAGTTTTTGATGATTTTTGCACTTCTTGCCACTCCTTTGAACAGAAAGTTGTAGGTCCTCCCTTTAAAGAAGTTTTACCAAAATATAAAAGAGACCTCGCAAAACTTAAGTCTTTTATAAAAAATCCTTCTAAAATTAATCCTCTCTATCCTCCTATGCCCAATCTTGGATTAAAAGATAAAGAAATAGATGCTGTTATTGAATATCTTATGGAGGAGTTAAAAAAATATGAGTAA
- a CDS encoding cytochrome c3 family protein, producing the protein MSKFFQIFYAFYLLIFAIIFIFYMSIIEKRENSPIQPIKFSHKIHAYKLSLDCVFCHEKVEESTFTLPPPLSLCMTCHESVKKDSPEIIKLTTYYNKGEAVPWVKVHKFKDWVYFSHKRHIKKGIDCTFCHGEIKAMDVVRKVRSMRMGFCVKCHEINGAERDCSVCHK; encoded by the coding sequence ATGAGTAAATTTTTTCAAATTTTTTATGCTTTTTACCTTTTAATTTTTGCTATCATTTTTATTTTCTATATGAGTATTATTGAAAAAAGGGAAAATTCTCCTATACAGCCTATAAAATTCTCCCATAAAATTCATGCCTATAAACTTTCCCTTGATTGTGTTTTTTGTCATGAAAAGGTAGAAGAGTCAACTTTTACTCTACCTCCTCCTCTTAGCTTATGTATGACCTGTCACGAAAGTGTTAAAAAAGATTCTCCGGAGATTATTAAACTTACAACATACTATAATAAGGGAGAGGCTGTTCCCTGGGTAAAGGTTCATAAATTTAAAGATTGGGTTTATTTTTCTCACAAAAGACATATAAAAAAGGGAATAGATTGTACTTTCTGTCACGGTGAAATAAAGGCAATGGATGTTGTAAGAAAGGTAAGGTCAATGAGAATGGGTTTCTGTGTAAAGTGTCATGAGATAAATGGTGCTGAAAGAGATTGCAGTGTTTGCCATAAATAG
- a CDS encoding 4Fe-4S dicluster domain-containing protein, which translates to MKRRDFIKFLGLTSFSFFAKSCGLKDTSEKLIPFLIPPEEGFIPGEPVYKKTVCMECPYMCPVEAKLYDKVYKGKRKFYPVKFEGLSSFPFTGGSLCIRGQASLQRTFSEKRLKDVILKEKGGFKKSDWSSVYNILTENLKNGKNYLLTGKLQSSLKNLTESFCKEYNFKRIYFEFFNFSNIRKANEICFGIRDIPFYHFDKADFLLTFGTSFLEGFLNPLTFSKFFSERKFEWYHFEPHFSLTGMNSDKRIILKPESEIFIMIYLLRKLIERKGEFKEILEYLPSYELDFVAENSGVDKNLLKEIEEKSLNLRSLIVAGDISSMTENGFYLNILVNIFNYLKGNYPEVIDFYHSYGFEDIDFSEDIEREIDKASGEENNILFVNNINIFKFLRKEKLEKFLKSFKIKVLFSDTYIDNIDKFDIILPLSTSPEFSGFSETFKNFFVIQEKLMEKIYDTKSFGDVIFDLLKIDNKIEALNFESYIEKELNNILGERKREIFEKGYVVLDKVLSFEFKKDNVLKEIKNFNIKEISFKNTLIVVPSLRFYDGRSSSIMLLNEIPDPLSTISYRKFLYVSEDFANKRSLKNGDEVSLSYEGKELKLPIFITKFLKESVFVLDINFYDGSFSVKENTKDFIVYFNLESIEKTGRRENLPILSGSFLDYGRILKHDVKEHDDIKKKSEYLKSIYGEHEHLKYRWAMVIDLDKCTGCSACVAACFVENNIPCTGYEEHLKGREMSWIRIEPYINNDKFEFVPMLCQHCDYAPCEPVCPVSATYHNPEGLNVQVYNRCVGTRYCSNNCPYKVRRFNWFDWSDKKSAPYLYFTEELKLMTNPEVSIRPKGVMEKCSFCIQRIRKAKDRAKDEGRDVKDGEVIPACMQTCPTKAIIFGNLKDQNSEVYKKSKEKSFRILEELGVEPSVYYIKNNERKI; encoded by the coding sequence ATGAAAAGAAGAGATTTTATTAAATTTCTTGGTTTAACATCTTTTTCCTTTTTTGCAAAATCATGCGGTTTAAAGGATACTTCTGAAAAATTAATTCCTTTTTTAATTCCCCCTGAGGAAGGTTTTATTCCAGGTGAACCGGTTTATAAGAAAACAGTATGTATGGAATGTCCTTATATGTGTCCAGTTGAGGCAAAACTTTATGATAAAGTTTATAAGGGAAAAAGAAAATTTTATCCTGTAAAATTTGAAGGTTTATCTTCTTTTCCCTTTACAGGTGGATCTCTATGTATAAGGGGTCAGGCTTCCTTGCAGAGAACTTTCAGTGAAAAGAGATTAAAGGATGTAATTTTAAAGGAAAAAGGAGGTTTTAAAAAATCTGATTGGTCTTCAGTTTATAATATTTTAACGGAAAATTTAAAAAATGGAAAAAATTACCTTTTAACAGGAAAGTTACAGAGTTCATTGAAGAATTTAACTGAGAGTTTCTGTAAAGAGTATAATTTTAAAAGAATTTATTTTGAATTTTTCAATTTTTCAAATATAAGGAAGGCTAATGAAATATGTTTTGGAATAAGGGATATACCTTTTTATCATTTTGATAAAGCTGATTTTCTCTTAACCTTTGGCACAAGTTTTCTTGAAGGTTTTTTGAATCCGTTAACTTTTTCTAAATTCTTTTCTGAAAGGAAATTTGAGTGGTACCATTTTGAACCCCATTTTTCCCTTACAGGAATGAATTCTGATAAAAGAATAATATTAAAACCTGAATCTGAAATTTTTATTATGATTTATCTTTTAAGAAAACTTATTGAGAGAAAAGGGGAGTTTAAGGAAATTTTAGAGTATTTACCTTCTTATGAACTTGATTTTGTTGCTGAAAATTCAGGTGTGGATAAAAATCTTTTGAAAGAAATTGAGGAAAAATCTTTGAATTTAAGATCCCTTATTGTAGCTGGTGATATATCTTCAATGACAGAGAATGGTTTTTATCTAAACATACTTGTGAATATTTTCAACTATTTAAAAGGAAATTATCCTGAGGTGATAGATTTTTATCATTCTTACGGGTTTGAAGATATTGATTTTTCTGAGGATATAGAAAGAGAAATTGATAAGGCTTCTGGCGAGGAAAATAATATACTTTTTGTAAACAATATTAATATTTTTAAATTTCTGAGAAAAGAAAAGTTAGAGAAATTCTTAAAAAGTTTTAAAATTAAAGTTTTATTTTCAGATACATATATTGATAATATTGATAAGTTTGATATTATTCTTCCCCTTTCAACTTCTCCAGAATTTAGCGGTTTTTCTGAAACTTTTAAAAACTTTTTTGTTATTCAGGAAAAGTTAATGGAAAAAATTTATGATACAAAATCTTTTGGTGATGTAATATTCGACCTTCTAAAAATTGATAATAAAATAGAAGCATTAAATTTTGAAAGTTATATTGAAAAGGAACTCAATAATATATTAGGTGAAAGAAAAAGGGAAATTTTTGAAAAGGGTTATGTTGTTTTAGATAAGGTTTTGAGTTTTGAATTTAAAAAGGATAATGTATTAAAAGAAATTAAAAACTTTAATATAAAAGAAATTTCTTTTAAAAACACTTTAATAGTGGTGCCTTCTTTAAGATTTTACGATGGAAGATCTTCTTCAATTATGCTTTTAAATGAGATTCCTGATCCTTTAAGCACAATTTCTTATAGGAAATTTCTTTATGTTTCAGAAGATTTTGCAAATAAAAGAAGTTTAAAAAATGGTGATGAGGTTTCTCTAAGTTATGAAGGAAAAGAATTAAAATTACCTATTTTTATAACAAAGTTTTTAAAAGAAAGTGTCTTTGTTCTTGATATTAATTTTTATGATGGTTCTTTCAGTGTAAAAGAGAATACAAAGGATTTTATTGTTTATTTTAATTTAGAGAGTATAGAAAAAACAGGAAGAAGGGAAAATTTACCAATACTTTCAGGTTCATTTTTAGATTATGGAAGAATTTTGAAACATGATGTTAAAGAACATGATGATATTAAGAAAAAATCTGAATATTTGAAAAGTATATATGGTGAGCATGAGCACCTTAAATACAGATGGGCTATGGTTATAGACCTTGATAAATGTACAGGGTGTTCTGCATGTGTGGCAGCTTGTTTTGTAGAAAATAATATCCCCTGTACAGGTTATGAGGAGCATTTAAAGGGAAGAGAAATGTCATGGATAAGGATAGAACCCTATATAAACAATGATAAATTTGAATTTGTTCCCATGTTATGTCAGCATTGTGATTATGCACCCTGTGAGCCTGTTTGTCCTGTTTCTGCTACCTATCATAATCCAGAAGGTTTAAATGTTCAGGTTTATAACAGGTGTGTTGGGACAAGATATTGTTCTAATAACTGTCCTTACAAGGTTAGAAGGTTTAACTGGTTTGACTGGTCAGATAAAAAAAGTGCTCCTTATTTGTATTTTACAGAGGAATTAAAGTTAATGACAAATCCTGAAGTTTCTATAAGACCAAAGGGAGTTATGGAAAAATGTTCTTTTTGTATTCAGAGAATAAGGAAAGCAAAGGATAGGGCGAAAGATGAGGGTAGAGATGTAAAAGATGGTGAAGTTATTCCAGCCTGTATGCAAACTTGTCCGACAAAGGCAATAATTTTTGGTAACTTAAAAGATCAAAATTCAGAAGTTTATAAAAAATCAAAGGAAAAAAGTTTCAGGATTTTAGAAGAACTTGGAGTTGAACCCTCGGTATATTATATAAAAAATAATGAAAGAAAAATTTGA
- the nrfD gene encoding NrfD/PsrC family molybdoenzyme membrane anchor subunit encodes MKEKFEKIERDILSILWKVDKFYIFCLTVSLLMLLTGALSWSYQIIRGIGVSGKTNPVGWKVYITNFVFWVGIAHSGTLISAVLFLLRAKFRSRFNRSAEAMTVFAIMVAGLFPLIHLGRVWKFYWLLPYPNQRHLWVNFKSPLIWDVFAVSTYLTVSLIFFYVGMIPDLAIAARYYKDKVRNLFYKILSIGFKGTKREWENYNQLYLYLAAFATPLVVSVHSVVSWDFAMSILPGWHTTIFAPYFVAGAIFSGSAMVITLTVPLRKILKLENYIREEHFDDLSKILLFTSLIVTYSYILEFYLAFYGENPFEKELFRFRALGGAKIFFFIMILCNSVIPLTLFVSKLRRNIPYLFVLSIFVNIGMWYERFVIVTSSLSRDYNPYAWGSYAPSLIEIGITIGSFGLFFTLYLIFIKIFPFLSITEIKEEENENHL; translated from the coding sequence ATGAAAGAAAAATTTGAAAAAATAGAAAGGGATATTCTATCAATTTTGTGGAAAGTTGATAAATTTTATATTTTTTGCTTAACTGTTTCACTTCTTATGCTCCTTACAGGTGCTTTGAGTTGGAGTTATCAGATTATAAGAGGTATTGGAGTTTCTGGAAAAACAAATCCTGTTGGATGGAAGGTTTATATTACAAATTTTGTCTTTTGGGTAGGAATTGCACATTCAGGAACACTTATTTCAGCGGTATTATTTCTATTAAGGGCAAAATTTCGCTCAAGATTTAATCGCTCAGCAGAAGCAATGACAGTTTTTGCAATAATGGTAGCTGGTTTATTCCCATTAATACATCTTGGAAGAGTCTGGAAATTTTACTGGCTTTTGCCTTATCCAAATCAAAGGCACTTATGGGTTAATTTTAAATCTCCTCTTATATGGGATGTTTTTGCTGTTAGCACATATTTAACTGTTAGTTTAATTTTTTTCTATGTTGGAATGATACCGGATCTTGCCATTGCAGCGAGGTATTATAAGGATAAAGTAAGGAATCTGTTTTATAAAATTCTTTCTATTGGTTTTAAGGGAACAAAAAGAGAGTGGGAGAATTATAATCAGCTTTATTTGTACTTGGCTGCTTTTGCAACTCCCCTTGTTGTTTCTGTTCATTCTGTAGTTTCATGGGATTTTGCAATGAGTATTTTACCGGGATGGCATACAACAATTTTTGCACCCTATTTTGTTGCAGGAGCAATTTTTTCTGGTTCTGCAATGGTAATTACCTTAACAGTTCCTTTAAGAAAAATTTTAAAACTTGAAAATTATATAAGGGAAGAGCATTTTGATGACCTTTCAAAAATTCTTTTATTTACTTCCCTTATAGTAACATATTCTTACATTTTAGAATTTTATTTAGCCTTTTACGGGGAAAATCCCTTTGAAAAAGAACTTTTTAGATTCAGAGCTTTAGGTGGCGCAAAAATTTTCTTTTTTATAATGATTCTATGTAATTCTGTAATACCCCTTACTCTTTTTGTAAGTAAATTAAGAAGGAATATACCTTATCTTTTTGTTTTATCAATATTTGTAAATATCGGAATGTGGTATGAAAGGTTTGTAATTGTAACTTCGTCTTTATCAAGGGATTATAATCCCTATGCCTGGGGTAGTTATGCACCCAGTTTAATTGAAATAGGAATAACTATTGGAAGTTTTGGATTATTTTTTACCCTGTATTTAATTTTTATAAAAATTTTCCCATTTCTTTCAATAACAGAAATAAAGGAGGAGGAAAATGAGAATCACCTTTGA
- a CDS encoding quinol:electron acceptor oxidoreductase subunit ActD, with protein sequence MRITFDSEKEFLEKYRELIERGIRREKIKTFTPCPVKNFHDRDKGVVKYFTLIGSITGFLMGIFLTTISSLEWNEILGGKKPLSIPAFIIIYYELVILFGAVFSFIGFLILKGLNLNKILKGEEFKNEYIIEIEEK encoded by the coding sequence ATGAGAATCACCTTTGATAGTGAAAAAGAATTTTTAGAAAAATACAGGGAACTGATAGAAAGAGGGATAAGAAGAGAAAAAATTAAGACTTTTACTCCCTGCCCTGTGAAAAATTTTCACGATAGAGATAAGGGTGTTGTGAAATATTTTACACTTATTGGTTCAATTACAGGATTTCTTATGGGTATTTTTTTAACAACAATATCATCTCTTGAATGGAATGAAATACTTGGAGGTAAAAAACCCCTTTCAATACCTGCATTTATAATTATTTACTATGAACTTGTAATTCTTTTTGGTGCTGTTTTTTCCTTTATCGGTTTTTTAATTTTAAAAGGTTTAAACTTAAATAAGATTTTAAAGGGTGAAGAATTTAAAAATGAATATATAATTGAAATAGAGGAAAAATGA
- a CDS encoding MerR family transcriptional regulator: protein MNLNSDLNKNLMTIGEVIEYLKKYFDKVSESKLRYYEKEGLILPKRTKGGHRLYCLESVKILRLILEMREKYRMSLPEVKSFLSRIKKDKSLLLLFEEIVKYSDLTFERVDLSELERKYKFSKDHIKKLEKIGLIVKCPKTGKYYGESLKLIDILNYLANSGVDLEKIYKIIEKVKEISEIESQIFSVVKENGIKLFEVKEKISRLKDILFVLYLKKFLLDKGSNPLKKE, encoded by the coding sequence ATGAACTTAAATTCAGATTTAAATAAAAATTTAATGACAATAGGTGAGGTAATAGAGTATTTAAAAAAGTATTTTGATAAAGTTTCGGAGAGTAAGTTGAGGTATTATGAAAAAGAGGGTCTTATTCTTCCGAAGAGAACAAAGGGGGGGCACAGGTTATACTGTTTAGAAAGTGTTAAGATTTTGAGGCTTATTTTGGAGATGAGGGAGAAATACAGAATGAGTCTTCCTGAGGTTAAGTCTTTTCTTTCCCGTATTAAGAAGGATAAATCTTTGCTTTTACTTTTTGAAGAGATAGTTAAATATTCTGATCTAACTTTTGAAAGAGTTGACCTTTCTGAGCTTGAAAGGAAATATAAATTTTCAAAGGATCATATTAAGAAATTGGAAAAAATTGGTTTAATAGTTAAGTGTCCTAAGACTGGAAAATATTACGGAGAATCTTTGAAGTTGATAGATATTTTGAATTATTTAGCAAATAGTGGTGTAGATCTTGAAAAAATTTACAAAATAATTGAAAAAGTTAAAGAAATCTCAGAAATTGAATCTCAAATTTTTAGTGTTGTTAAAGAGAATGGGATAAAACTTTTTGAAGTAAAGGAAAAAATTTCCCGTTTAAAAGATATACTTTTTGTTTTATATTTAAAGAAATTTTTACTTGATAAGGGTTCAAATCCTTTAAAAAAGGAGTAA
- a CDS encoding CDGSH iron-sulfur domain-containing protein has protein sequence MKINSKKNGPNVLMFDKAKKIIIKKGDSVEEKELQVIAFCRCGHSKNMPFCDGTHKEVNFNADEAEVEIQE, from the coding sequence ATGAAAATAAATTCAAAGAAAAATGGTCCCAATGTTTTGATGTTTGATAAAGCGAAGAAAATAATAATTAAAAAAGGTGATAGTGTAGAGGAAAAGGAATTGCAGGTTATAGCTTTTTGCAGATGTGGTCACAGCAAAAATATGCCCTTCTGTGACGGAACACACAAGGAGGTAAATTTTAATGCTGATGAAGCTGAAGTTGAGATACAGGAATGA
- a CDS encoding thioredoxin family protein translates to MIEKDLFDRGLSFEDYIKKMSDLKDITEEIYSKLVINDDIKKEIRKRIEKYGTMNVLCVTEPFCGDSACNLPIVKKIFEEENVNLRIFIRSLNSYLEEKLYSRGIKKIPVFIFYDSEFKEISIWIERPKKAYELIDKWKSEHPEYEKLKNSKDKRDKNNLNRIYRELVNYMKENYISYLWKETALEILNLI, encoded by the coding sequence ATGATAGAGAAAGATCTTTTTGATAGGGGTTTATCTTTTGAAGATTATATTAAAAAAATGTCTGATTTAAAGGATATAACAGAGGAAATATATAGTAAATTGGTTATTAATGATGATATAAAAAAAGAGATAAGGAAAAGGATAGAAAAATATGGAACAATGAATGTTCTATGTGTAACAGAACCTTTTTGTGGAGATTCTGCCTGTAATTTACCTATAGTTAAGAAAATTTTTGAAGAAGAAAATGTAAATTTAAGGATATTTATAAGGTCTTTAAATTCTTATCTTGAAGAAAAGCTTTATTCAAGAGGTATTAAAAAAATACCGGTTTTTATTTTTTATGATTCAGAATTTAAGGAAATTTCTATATGGATAGAAAGGCCAAAAAAGGCTTATGAGTTAATAGATAAATGGAAAAGTGAACATCCTGAATATGAAAAACTTAAAAATTCTAAAGATAAGAGAGATAAGAATAATTTAAATAGAATTTACAGAGAGCTTGTTAATTATATGAAAGAAAATTATATTTCCTATCTGTGGAAAGAAACTGCTTTAGAAATTCTTAATTTAATTTAA
- a CDS encoding DoxX family membrane protein translates to MEIAFLIGRILFGLFHILFGLNHFTKLSAMAAYAGSKGVPFPVVAVLFTGFLLLIGGLFILLGIYPKIGILALVIFYIPVTLMMHNFWAVTDPMAKTMDMISFFKNMIILGSSLMFLMIPEPWKFSIFKF, encoded by the coding sequence ATGGAAATAGCCTTTTTAATAGGCAGAATTCTTTTTGGTTTATTCCATATTTTATTTGGTTTAAATCATTTTACTAAACTTTCAGCAATGGCTGCTTATGCTGGTTCAAAAGGTGTTCCTTTTCCAGTTGTTGCTGTTTTATTCACTGGTTTTTTGCTTTTGATTGGTGGTCTTTTTATACTTTTGGGAATTTATCCAAAGATTGGAATTTTAGCTCTTGTTATATTTTATATTCCAGTGACTTTAATGATGCATAATTTCTGGGCTGTAACTGATCCTATGGCAAAAACGATGGATATGATAAGTTTCTTTAAAAATATGATTATATTGGGTTCCAGTTTAATGTTTTTAATGATACCTGAGCCATGGAAATTTTCAATTTTTAAATTTTAG